Proteins encoded within one genomic window of Hevea brasiliensis isolate MT/VB/25A 57/8 chromosome 8, ASM3005281v1, whole genome shotgun sequence:
- the LOC131181993 gene encoding uncharacterized protein LOC131181993, with protein MLENQIAQQASSSNSKAFGKLPSQPENPRAKVQCHTLRSGKVMGEEHEIEVKLKEKKDECESESTSTKAKASKEANEEKEDKKKIEEKYVPPAPYKPPLPFPQRFHKAQLDKQFGKFLEKKLEDYETVALTEKCSALLQNKLPPKLKDPGSFSIPCHIGETSIERALCDLGASYPVGILENVPLKVGKFFIPVDFIVLEMEEDVRTPIILGRPFLATAGANIDVKNGKLKL; from the exons atgttagagaatcaaatagctcaacaggCTAGCTCTTCAAATAGCAAAGCttttgggaagcttcctagccaacctGAGAATCCAAGGGCAAAGGTGCAATGTCatactttaagaagtggaaagGTAATGGGGGAAGAACACGAAATTGAAGTAAagttgaaagaaaagaaagatgagTGTGAGAGTGAATCCACTTCAACTAAAGCTAAAGCTAGTAAGGAAGCAAATGAAGAGaaagaagataaaaagaaaatagaagagaaaTATGTGCCTCCTGCACCGTACAAGCCACCATTGCCCTTTCCTCAGAGGTTTCATAAAGCACAATTAGATAAGCAGTTTGGGAAATTCCTTGAA aagaaattggaaGATTATGAAACTGTTGCACTTACTGAGAAGTGCAGTGCTTTATTGCAGAACAAGCTCCCACCTAAGCTGAAAGATCCTGGaagtttttccataccatgtcacattggagaAACAAGTATTGAGAGAGCATTATGTGACTTGGGGGCTAGT TATCCAGTTGGGATTTTAGAGAATGTACCATTAAAAGTTGGGAAGTTTTTCATTCCAGTGGATTTTATTGTActagagatggaggaggatgtaagaACGCCCATCATACTTGGAAGGCCATTTTTAGCCACTGCAGGAGCTAATATAGATGTAAAGAATGGGAAATTGAAGTTGTGA